AATTCTTGCCAGATTCAACGTAACCGCAGACTGTTATCAATATTGAACCGTGGTTAACTCATCTTTATAAGACCGCGGCTTGTGTATTCtgtctaaattaaatttgtttatgtcTTAATCgtaaatgttttttgtattattttttgtgtgaaatatacatacacacatgtataacaaaatgttgaaaatatgCGTATTACCAATTAATTAATGAGCTTATAAACTTTTTAACCAAAATGGAAATTaggaaaatatacaaatatacacaaatagaCATATACAAAAGGATGCActcaacatatttatttacttaagaACTGTTTTGTTGCGAACTGCATGACATGTTTAAATGCCctttgtgtatatttataaataggGTCGATTAACAATGAATGGtaacaaaaatgtaatatttttgaatacctGTTACTAGAATAGCTCGTAgcatttctttattattacgcagtttttttttaaacagctgcggcatttaaaacaaattgcttTGTGCCTAGGCCATATAAAAGCGAACTTAACGAGTGCTCAAATTAGTTCAACAGGAGTTTGCGAATCCCACTGAAATGAAGTTCTTCTTGTTATTGGCGTGTCTGGCACTTTATGTGGTCCACATCCAGGCCCAGCGCTTCTGCGTTGGCCGTCCAGGTAAGCACTTGTCGTAAGTTGATATATCCTCAATATAACCTCTGACTTTCGTTCTTACAGTAACCCAGGTCTGCACTGGCCCCAGAGATATTGGCCACAATCGTAATAGCGCCTGTCGCAATTTCGCCATGAGAGAAATGTGGTACTACGATGGGCGTAGGCGTGCCTGTTTCAAGCAGAACTATCTTGGCTGCGGTGGCAACGGGAATCGCTACTGTTCAAATGCCGATTGCAGAGCCAAGTGCAGGCGTTaaaataaacagttgaaaacTACACGAATACCTCAATAAAATGCTTGCCTAcatctacatatacatatacatatatataaaaatgtttgtactTAATGATTGACTGATAACAGATCAGTGCGCCGCCAAAGGCATTAAGCTAGAAATTTCTTACTGTAGTTTGGCTATTGATGGCAactatttgtatgtatatatgtatgcgcaTACGTGTGTTCGTATGTAGAGGCCAGAGATTTCACCGAGTTTTGGGCGTGGCAAACTTTGAGCTATGTCAAAATAAGTAATTTGATTTTATCACTTTTACAtcaattttgaccaagaatatttttgatatgtATGCTTGTACAAATatgtgaatgtatgtatgtatgcatgtctgtaagtatgtatttacgtatgcaagtgtgtgtgcttacGTATCCATGAATGTTTTCTTTAACTTAACAGTCTTAGTCTAAACTACTACTGCGCTACGCCTTTAAATTTAACGAATTTTTAGgtgctctcctcctcgattctcaaaaatttaaGTAGGCCTTGCTGAAATTCAACAAGACAGGGACTTTGGCTCCAACGGCCGGTGGAGGAGCAGCTGGAGGAGGTGGAGCTGGTAAGTAGGTAtgtgtatgtagatgtatgtatgtatgtagatgtatgtatgtatgtagatgtatgtagatgtatgtatgtatgtagatgtatgtatgtatgtagatgtatgtagatgtatgtatgtatgtagatgtatgtatgtatgtagatgtatgtatgtatgcagatgtatatatgtatgtatgtatgtaagtgcATGTAGGtgatgtatgcatatatgtagatGTTGTATggttgtatgtatgtaaatgtgtgtatgtatatacgcacatatgtatgtaagtgtgtatatacgcatatatttgtatgtgagTTTTCTCACTAAGTTTcgctcaaatttatttaaaatgctatTTCGTTTGGATGTaagcatacatacttatgtagGTTGTTATATGTGTGCTTATATAGGAGCGCAGCGGTAGTTCAAATTGGTCTATGCTCGAtctttgtattatttttaacttttaactttttgaaaaaAGCTAATTCAGAAATGAGTGTGACCTaccaatataaaatatactagCAAAGAATTATTTGAGAGTTGCAATGTGTGCTCCTATCGATTACTAAAgattatttatcgataataaaGCAACATCCCCTCAGCAAAGCCGTCATACTGCCCTGCTGTCACTAAAGTATAAATTTTCTGATGCAATTTGCTCCATAAAATAGcgtaaattttaaattgttctcTCATTCTTTGGGcgaaaataattcaatatgGAAGGCGAAGACGTAAGTTTCTCAAAAAATAGTGAATTGCGAGTGTTGGTCATAATGATATGTATATGAGGAGATCGTACATTGTGTTTCGTGTGTGTGAGGTTATGTGGCGCATATGGAGCTCAATTtacatttgcatacatttcACCAACTCTCCCAAACATTTCCTGTGTATAAATTGTCTAACTCGTCCATTTGAACACTTGGGAAATGTATTTTAGGGTTTCGACCCCACTTTgttaaaaaagaagaagaagaagaagaccaCTTTTGACCTGGATGCCGCATTGGGACTGGACGatgcagcaaaaaaagaagatcCTAAAGATGAAGCAACCGTtgatgcaacagcagctgaacTGGACGATAATCTTGACTTAGAAAGCTTCggtaaaaagaagaagaaaaagaagaagcctTTTAATTTAGATGAACTGGAGGGGGCGTTGCCTGATGGAGCTGACGACGTCACGGCCGCTGCAACAGAAGACCCTGAGGAGGAAGAGATCAATTTGGACATGGACTTTACAATggccaaaaagaagaagaaaagcaaaaagaaagacTTGGATGAGTTGTTCGCCGACAAAGTGGATGATGATAAAAGCGAAGACAAAGAGAACTGTAAGTTTGTCATATCCTAAATGAAAAGTGTGCATTTCTAAAAATTTGCTTTGCTTACTTTGCAGTTGAGGATAACAGCAGCACCTGGGCTGGTTCTGATCGCGATTATACCTACGACGAGTTACTGAAACGCGTCTTCGAAATTATTCTGGACAAGAACCCGGACATGGCTGCAGGCCGTAAACCGAAGTTCGTTATGAGACCACCTCAGGTTCTGCGTGTGGGCACGAAGAAAACGTCGTTTGCCAATTTCATGGACATTGCGAAAACTCTGCATCGCTTACCAAAACATCTGCTAGACTTTTTGCTGGCCGAGTTGGGCACAAGCGGATCTATGGACGGCAATCAGCAATTAATTATCAAGGGTCGCTTCCAGCCAAAACAGATTGAAAACGTGCTGCGTCGCTATATTAAGGAGTATGTCACCTGCCACACGTGCCGCTCGCCGGAGACAATATTGCAAAAGGACACGCGTTTATTCTTTCTTCAGTGCGAATCCTGCGGTTCTCGTTGCTCAGTTGCTAGCATTAAGTCTGGTTTCCAAGCTGTCACAGGCAAGCGTGCCGCCATTCGAGCAAAAACCACATAaattatgtgtatattttcaatttgattttttattgagtaaaatttcaacatataaatatacaaaattgcaATTATGAATATTAAGTAGCCCCATGGGACTGGTAGTAATCTATCAAATTGTCATTGAATGCGATCTCCAGCTTCCGGGACTTCTCGTTGTCCACAGTAAATGAGATAACATCGAAGACATTTTTGTCCCTGAACCTGTTTGGGCGTCCATATAGCAATACATTATTTCCGGGTAATATTACAGATCCATCAATGTATTCCAACGCTTTGCCCAAAAGTCGCACCATGCTTGCCGATACCCTTTCGTATTGAAGTCCCGCGGTTCCTACCAGGGAATTAGCTTCGTTGTAAAGACGTTTAATAAGTTCGGACTCCTTTGGCTTAACATAAATACTAAACTCCATTGTCCCAGTTCCATCGTCGATTATGTACTTGTAAAACGATTTGTTATGGACACCCCGACCTGCGACAAACCCGTACACCAGGCAGGTACGATACTTCAGTGTGGTCGGATTGAAAACCGTGAACACTCCCTTATCGTCTGGATCTGGGGACGAGCCTAATATATCATTTACAAGTAATGGTATATGCTCATGAATCTGCTGGCCATCCTTTGTTTCCTTTCGTGCAGCCGCAtaagtgtttacttgctctcTTGGTTTTCGTATGATAAAATTATCAAGCTGATCCTCAATATCTTCGGATGTTGGGCTTGTCATATCGAAAacaagaacattttttttaaatagtctattattacatatatatatttttaaatttatgcttcAGAAATGCCCAGCTATCGACTTTATGTTCCCTAGATAATCGATATATTGCATATGCCATTCACACTAGTTCCGGTTCATCTCTAATACCTAGATTGATGCCAAACTGTTATATATGCtagcaagtgtgtgtgtgtgtaattaaatgaaacacgggattctatttaatttgattatttttattatatttaaccAATTCGAAACCCACTTCAATagatgtatatacatattagcCTTGATTCAGTGATATGCGCCATCCCTTGAAACGCAGTATTATTTCACCATCCCTCGTCAGCATTTTCGCATATTGTGAAATTGtagtaaatattaattttttggaaACCCAGAAAACTAAAAGCCATGTCTGGTGGTCCGGCAATAACGCTGAAAAGCCAACCAATAGATGGAAGCAATAGCAATAGTGGAAATGCCGctggccaacaacagcaatcgGGGAATAACGCCGCGGCAGCGTCTTCCTCCTCGTCACAGGGCTCGGGTGGAACTGTGCCACCAGCCCAGGAGGGCACACGCCAAAACAGCTTGCAGCGTATACAGCAGCGAAAGCAGAAGGTATTCAATCTGCCAGAGGCACAAAAACTGGCTAAATTATCAATGTATTCTGCGTGCCAAGCCGAGGGCTGCCGTTGCACTGGATGGAAGACGCCACAGGAGAACAGGCATCGAGATGTCGAGTCGTCCTACTGTCCGGAGCTGAGTGAAGAGTGTCGCAACGCTAGTTGCCGTCATCCGCTGCGGTCTCACATCTCTCATCTAACTGAGATCTCAAGGACAAGCATGGACGACCTCTTGGGCGCAATCATCGATATGGAAAACCTATTTATGTCCATGCAGCGCGTAGAGGACGAGGACACTAAAAaagtgtatttgtatttgtttaggCTGCTCCGTCAATGCGTCCTAACACGCCAGCAGGCTGTTATTCGAGGTCCCTTGGGAGATCCTCCATTCGAGTCGCCGTGCATTTCGAAGGCCGTATTGTCCTTGGTTTTCTATAAGTACAACCACTTGAACCCGACTGAGCTGCAGACCATGACGGAGGTGGCCAAGACATTCCTAAACTTCCTCAACCATTACAACTTTGAGTCGCCTTCGGTACGCCGTAGCGATGCCACTTTGACTCACGAGGACGCCTCAACCTATAAGATCAATTATACGCGCTGGCTTGTGTTTTGCCATGTGCCCGCCTTTTGTAACTCCTTGCGGCAGTTCGAAACATCTTTGGTATTTGGACGAACTCTTCTGCGAACTGTGTTTCAATATATGTCGCAGCAGCTGAAAAAGAAGTGTATTTCTGAGCGTGATCGCTTTCCCGAAGACAAGAGGTCGATCATCACGCAAATGCCAAAGTTCTTGGAAGCATTGAGAGCCGAATTGCTGAAAGATGATTCGCCCATATGGGATTCCAGTTATAGGCCACCAAATTCATTTGTCATGCAACAAAGAAAGCGTCATCAGGAAGTGGCACCCCCAGCGACCATTTCAAGTGCTGGTGCCGCATCTGCTCCGAGCAGTAGTAAACGCTCAAGCGTTGGAGAACCAGCCCATAAGAGGGCCAAAAAAGAGCCTGTCGAACGGGTTCCCAGGTAAGGCTCCAAATAAAATAGGAAAAACATTTCTTATGAAAACctttattttcgttttgatCGTATctctatattatttatattctatttCTAATTTTGTGCAGCGAGAATTTAGATGACCTTCCAACCGATGTAGTTTTGCGAGCCATGAAATCCGTTTCGGAGTCGAAAACCACAAATAAAGCTGAAATTTTGTTTCCCGTCAATGTGTCGCGCGATGAAAATGTGAAGGCCGAAGAGCAGAAGCGCGCCATAGAGTTCCATGTTGTGGGCAATTCGCTAACAAAGCCCGTGGATAAGCAGACAATCCTTTGGCTTCTGGGACTGCAGCTTGTGTTTGCGCATCAGTTGCCCGAAATGCCACGTGAATACATAAGCCAGCTGGTTTTTGACACCAAGCACAAGACCTTGGCGCTAATCAAGGAGAACCAACCAATTGGAGGAATATGCTTCCGCCCATTTCCCACCCAGGGCTTCACAGAGATTGTATTCTGCGCGGTCACAATGGCGGAACAAGTGAAGGGATACGGCACACATCTGATGAATCACTTAAAGGATTACAGCATACAGCGTGGCATTAAGCATCTACTTACGTTTGCCGATTGTGATGCCATAGGGTATTTTAAGAAACAAGGGTTTTCCAAGGACATCAAACTGGCACGTCCCGTCTATGCGGGATATATCAAGGAATATGACAGCGCCACGCTTATGCACTGTGAGCTGCATCCAAGTATTGTGAATACTCAATTTATTGCTGGTCAGTTGGCTTGACAGCATTTTTATGGGATTGCCAATTAACAGATTAATTTTGTTCTGGTTTGTAGTTATTCGGAATCAAAGTGAGATCCTGAAGGAGCTCATTGCTCAGCGACACAATGAGGTCCAAAAAGTTAGGCCTGGCTTAACATGCTTCAAAGAGGGATTGCCATCTATACCAGTTGAATCTATACCGGGTCTAAGAGAAATCGGCTGGAAACCGCAAATGCGTCCAGTGCGTGCCTCCCGTCCCTTGGAAGAATCTACTGATCCGGAAAAACTGGCCAATTCTTTTCAATCCGTATTACAATCTGTGCGCCAACACGCCACAGCATGGCCATTCCTACGACCTGTCACTGCAGCCGAAGTTCCCGACTACTACGATCACATCAAATACCCCATGGACTTGAAGACAATGGGCGAACGTCTGAAAAAAGGTTATTATCAAACACGTCGCTTGTTTATGGCAGATATGGCACGTATTTTCTCAAATTGTCGCTTCTACAATTCTCCCGACACTGAGTATTATCGCTGCGCCAATTCGCTCGAACGTTATTTCCAAACCAAAATGCGAGAACTGGGCTTATGGGACAAATGATGCGACGACCCTATTTATATTGCTTGAACTGAGTAAATTagttacatattatatatacatgaataTAACCATCTAGGTATTTCTGTCTCCGGGAAACTGAACGATGTGCAGTGTTGTATTCATTTTATACAAGTGCTTACATTCAAGTTGTAAAACATCTTCCGACAGAAGTACCTAATGTGAAActcttaataattatttattcttAGAATAGTTAATCTGAATTATTTACTGCTGTCAACATATAAATTATAGatcttttatgtttatgttcatatgtataatttcgaaaattatgtttttagACCGAAACGGTTTTTGTATCGCAAGCAATCGCAAGTTTGTTCCCACAAATGATGATGCACTCAATCAAAACGATTGCGACAAACTATAAACTGTAATATAGACTTTTGGGAATATGTTTCCATTATGTTGGCCTAAATTCACATAAAACTGTAAAACGGAAAGCTCAATggatttaataaaataaatattggaaAACTATTACAAGTAAccttaaaaattgtttgcaagCACAAGCAAAGGgaaatatttttctaaaaattaaACGGCAAACTATAAGTCAGTCGCATACCACTATCTTGATTATTGTGCTTAAGGCTTAGGTGATATGATATCCAATCAGTTCAAGTTCGTTTGCTTTATGATT
The sequence above is a segment of the Drosophila virilis strain 15010-1051.87 chromosome 3, Dvir_AGI_RSII-ME, whole genome shotgun sequence genome. Coding sequences within it:
- the LOC6622565 gene encoding PI-stichotoxin-She2a, with translation MKFFLLLACLALYVVHIQAQRFCVGRPVTQVCTGPRDIGHNRNSACRNFAMREMWYYDGRRRACFKQNYLGCGGNGNRYCSNADCRAKCRR
- the Gcn5 gene encoding histone acetyltransferase KAT2A, with protein sequence MSGGPAITLKSQPIDGSNSNSGNAAGQQQQSGNNAAAASSSSSQGSGGTVPPAQEGTRQNSLQRIQQRKQKVFNLPEAQKLAKLSMYSACQAEGCRCTGWKTPQENRHRDVESSYCPELSEECRNASCRHPLRSHISHLTEISRTSMDDLLGAIIDMENLFMSMQRVEDEDTKKVYLYLFRLLRQCVLTRQQAVIRGPLGDPPFESPCISKAVLSLVFYKYNHLNPTELQTMTEVAKTFLNFLNHYNFESPSVRRSDATLTHEDASTYKINYTRWLVFCHVPAFCNSLRQFETSLVFGRTLLRTVFQYMSQQLKKKCISERDRFPEDKRSIITQMPKFLEALRAELLKDDSPIWDSSYRPPNSFVMQQRKRHQEVAPPATISSAGAASAPSSSKRSSVGEPAHKRAKKEPVERVPSENLDDLPTDVVLRAMKSVSESKTTNKAEILFPVNVSRDENVKAEEQKRAIEFHVVGNSLTKPVDKQTILWLLGLQLVFAHQLPEMPREYISQLVFDTKHKTLALIKENQPIGGICFRPFPTQGFTEIVFCAVTMAEQVKGYGTHLMNHLKDYSIQRGIKHLLTFADCDAIGYFKKQGFSKDIKLARPVYAGYIKEYDSATLMHCELHPSIVNTQFIAVIRNQSEILKELIAQRHNEVQKVRPGLTCFKEGLPSIPVESIPGLREIGWKPQMRPVRASRPLEESTDPEKLANSFQSVLQSVRQHATAWPFLRPVTAAEVPDYYDHIKYPMDLKTMGERLKKGYYQTRRLFMADMARIFSNCRFYNSPDTEYYRCANSLERYFQTKMRELGLWDK
- the eIF2beta gene encoding eukaryotic translation initiation factor 2 subunit 2, with amino-acid sequence MEGEDGFDPTLLKKKKKKKTTFDLDAALGLDDAAKKEDPKDEATVDATAAELDDNLDLESFGKKKKKKKKPFNLDELEGALPDGADDVTAAATEDPEEEEINLDMDFTMAKKKKKSKKKDLDELFADKVDDDKSEDKENFEDNSSTWAGSDRDYTYDELLKRVFEIILDKNPDMAAGRKPKFVMRPPQVLRVGTKKTSFANFMDIAKTLHRLPKHLLDFLLAELGTSGSMDGNQQLIIKGRFQPKQIENVLRRYIKEYVTCHTCRSPETILQKDTRLFFLQCESCGSRCSVASIKSGFQAVTGKRAAIRAKTT
- the ver gene encoding uncharacterized protein ver, coding for MTSPTSEDIEDQLDNFIIRKPREQVNTYAAARKETKDGQQIHEHIPLLVNDILGSSPDPDDKGVFTVFNPTTLKYRTCLVYGFVAGRGVHNKSFYKYIIDDGTGTMEFSIYVKPKESELIKRLYNEANSLVGTAGLQYERVSASMVRLLGKALEYIDGSVILPGNNVLLYGRPNRFRDKNVFDVISFTVDNEKSRKLEIAFNDNLIDYYQSHGAT